A genomic region of Microlunatus sagamiharensis contains the following coding sequences:
- a CDS encoding glycosyltransferase family protein, with amino-acid sequence MPIRRTTPRPPDGGRPLVVQQSFPDPRPTTNPYIVMLRDALAATPGVEVRTFTWRRALRADYDVFHVHWPEILVEGASPLKALVRQALFALLVLRLRLARIPWVRTQHNLELPSGLSRRQRLLLTWADRWTTLRIALNSDTPVPPGTLAAVVPHGHYQEWYARHPRGERRPRSLGFVGLIRRYKNVEGLLAAFAGVPGEASLRVAGKPSTEELASSLRTLAAADPRVELSLAFLDEPELVEVVSSSALLVLPYSHMHNSGTVLAGLSLDTPVLVPANAANAALSAEVGPGWVLQYEGDLDADDLVAALDAVEAEGRAAGPDLSARDWPAGAAAHVAAYREAVEARGRR; translated from the coding sequence GTGCCGATCCGCCGAACGACGCCCCGCCCGCCCGACGGAGGCCGCCCGCTCGTCGTGCAGCAGTCCTTCCCGGACCCGCGACCGACGACGAACCCCTACATCGTCATGCTGCGCGACGCGCTCGCGGCGACGCCGGGGGTGGAGGTGCGGACCTTCACCTGGCGCCGCGCGCTGCGGGCCGACTACGACGTCTTCCACGTGCACTGGCCGGAGATCCTGGTCGAGGGTGCGTCGCCGCTGAAGGCCCTGGTGCGCCAGGCGCTCTTCGCGCTGCTCGTGCTACGGCTGCGCCTCGCGCGCATCCCCTGGGTGCGGACCCAGCACAACCTCGAGCTGCCCTCAGGGCTCTCCCGGCGCCAGCGCCTGCTGCTCACCTGGGCCGACCGCTGGACCACGCTGCGGATCGCCCTGAACTCCGACACCCCGGTCCCGCCGGGCACCCTCGCCGCCGTCGTGCCCCACGGGCACTACCAGGAGTGGTACGCCCGCCACCCCCGCGGCGAGCGCCGGCCGCGCTCGCTCGGCTTCGTCGGGCTGATCCGTCGCTACAAGAACGTCGAGGGCCTGCTGGCCGCCTTCGCCGGCGTGCCCGGTGAGGCCTCGCTCCGCGTGGCGGGCAAGCCGTCCACCGAGGAGCTCGCCTCGAGCCTGCGCACCCTCGCCGCCGCCGACCCCCGCGTCGAGCTCTCGCTCGCCTTCCTCGACGAGCCGGAGCTCGTGGAGGTCGTGTCGTCGTCGGCGCTGCTGGTGCTGCCCTACAGCCACATGCACAACTCCGGCACCGTGCTGGCCGGGCTCTCGCTGGACACCCCCGTCCTGGTCCCGGCGAACGCCGCGAACGCGGCGCTCTCGGCCGAGGTCGGCCCGGGCTGGGTGCTGCAGTACGAGGGCGACCTCGACGCGGACGACCTGGTCGCCGCCCTCGACGCCGTGGAGGCGGAGGGCCGCGCGGCCGGGCCCGACCTGTCCGCGCGCGACTGGCCGGCCGGCGCGGCCGCGCACGTCGCGGCCTACCGCGAGGCGGTGGAGGCTCGGGGCCGTCGGTAG
- a CDS encoding glycosyltransferase family 2 protein — protein sequence MSAPDGAAAPAGPLTVTLAVLTFRRPTDLDAVLPLLVEQAAAQGDAYEVGVLVVDNDPGGGARTQVEAFARTATGGGTSGIAVRYAHEPVPGISAARNRALTEAGTRLLVFIDDDERPSERWLSLLLAQRERDEPAAVVGSVVSTYDVEPDAWVRAGGFFTRRRLTSGTRVDVAATNNLLLDLDVVRRLGLSFDLAFGLGGGEDMLFSRQLRARGGQIVWCDEAVVTDVVPAERVSRRFVLVRAMSYGNTWSLTSVAAASAGSRPLVRARLVVQGAARVVLGAGRALLGALRRSATDQARGLKTAMRGAGMVGGALGVRHQAYRRPRASTASR from the coding sequence GTGAGCGCCCCCGACGGGGCCGCCGCACCGGCCGGGCCGCTCACGGTCACCCTCGCCGTCCTCACCTTCCGCCGACCGACCGACCTGGACGCCGTCCTGCCGCTGCTCGTCGAGCAGGCGGCGGCGCAGGGGGACGCGTACGAGGTCGGCGTCCTCGTGGTCGACAACGACCCGGGTGGCGGCGCCCGGACGCAGGTCGAGGCCTTCGCCCGGACGGCGACGGGCGGCGGGACGAGCGGGATCGCGGTGCGCTACGCCCACGAGCCGGTCCCGGGGATCTCGGCCGCCCGCAACCGAGCCCTGACCGAGGCGGGGACACGCCTGCTGGTGTTCATCGACGACGACGAACGGCCCTCCGAGCGCTGGCTGTCGCTGCTGCTCGCCCAGCGCGAGCGCGACGAGCCCGCCGCCGTCGTCGGCTCGGTGGTCAGCACGTACGACGTGGAGCCGGACGCCTGGGTGCGCGCGGGGGGCTTCTTCACCCGTCGCCGCCTCACCTCGGGGACGCGCGTCGACGTCGCGGCGACGAACAACCTGCTCCTCGACCTGGACGTGGTGCGCCGCCTCGGGCTGTCCTTCGACCTCGCCTTCGGGCTCGGCGGCGGGGAGGACATGCTCTTCAGCCGTCAGCTGCGCGCCCGGGGCGGCCAGATCGTCTGGTGCGACGAGGCCGTGGTGACCGACGTCGTGCCCGCCGAGCGGGTCAGCCGCCGCTTCGTCCTGGTGCGGGCGATGAGCTACGGCAACACCTGGAGCCTGACCTCGGTCGCGGCGGCCTCCGCGGGCTCCCGGCCCCTCGTCCGGGCCCGGCTGGTCGTGCAGGGCGCGGCCCGCGTCGTGCTCGGGGCGGGCCGGGCGCTGCTCGGGGCGCTGCGGCGCAGCGCGACCGACCAGGCGCGCGGGCTCAAGACGGCGATGCGCGGTGCCGGGATGGTCGGCGGCGCCCTCGGGGTGCGCCACCAGGCCTACCGACGGCCCCGAGCCTCCACCGCCTCGCGGTAG
- a CDS encoding CDP-alcohol phosphatidyltransferase family protein: MTSTVAGEDTGFAASYRRLRDAQKTSFGAPLYSLLVNRPLGRVFAAAAYQVGATPNQVTAVGSVFTYAGILLVALLAPAWWVGVLVAALLVLGYALDSADGQLARLRGGGSVAGEWLDHMFDAGKVASLHLAVLIGWYRFLPERAEGWLLVPIAFSIAGVVLFFGQLLNEQLLRVHRLKAGLPTPPKQGASPLRSLGKLPTDYGLLCACFLLLGLPTVFAVVYGLLAAATVGLLALSVVKWFREMKALEPEGVR; the protein is encoded by the coding sequence GTGACGAGCACCGTCGCCGGCGAGGACACGGGCTTCGCGGCCTCGTACCGCCGGCTCCGCGACGCGCAGAAGACCTCGTTCGGCGCACCGCTCTACTCGCTGCTGGTCAACCGGCCCCTCGGCCGGGTCTTCGCCGCCGCCGCGTACCAGGTCGGGGCCACCCCCAACCAGGTCACCGCGGTCGGCTCCGTGTTCACCTACGCCGGCATCCTGCTCGTGGCCCTGCTGGCCCCGGCCTGGTGGGTCGGCGTCCTGGTCGCCGCCCTGCTGGTCCTGGGCTACGCGCTCGACTCCGCCGACGGCCAGCTCGCCCGCCTGCGCGGCGGCGGCAGCGTGGCCGGCGAGTGGCTGGACCACATGTTCGACGCCGGCAAGGTCGCGAGCCTGCACCTGGCCGTGCTGATCGGGTGGTACCGCTTCCTGCCCGAGCGTGCCGAGGGCTGGCTGCTCGTGCCGATCGCCTTCAGCATCGCGGGCGTCGTGCTCTTCTTCGGCCAGCTGCTCAACGAGCAGCTCCTCCGTGTGCACCGCCTCAAGGCCGGCCTGCCGACCCCGCCGAAGCAGGGCGCGAGCCCGCTGCGGAGCCTCGGCAAGCTGCCGACCGACTACGGCCTGCTCTGCGCCTGCTTCCTGCTGCTCGGCCTCCCGACCGTATTCGCGGTCGTGTACGGGCTGCTGGCCGCGGCCACCGTGGGCCTCCTCGCGCTCAGCGTCGTGAAGTGGTTCCGCGAGATGAAGGCCCTCGAGCCGGAGGGCGTCCGATGA
- the crtI gene encoding phytoene desaturase family protein, with protein MSPVIVIGAGLAGLAAACHLTGAGYEVTVVERSSGPGGRSGQLRREGFAFDTGPKVLTMPDLISDALRAAGSDLSAVGPLKRLDPAYRARYADGSTIMVRGTREEMRQEIADTCGSVDAAAFEEFVTWLRKLYLAEMPHFIDANFDSPLDLLRSPRAAAQLVRLGAFRKLGDAVRSFFHDPRLVKLFSFQAMYAGLAPEKALAIYAVITYMDSIEGIYFPEGGMHAVPQALAAAAEKAGANLRYDASVESVLRSPSGRVAGVRLAGGEALRADAVVCTLDTPVAYEQLLPDLRPPRAARPGKGDYSPSAVVWHVGVKGMPQPEAAHHNIHFGEQWDESFDALLERGTLMPDPSRLVSVHSLDAPDQAPEGCSSLYVLEPVPNLDTGRIDWRQEGPRMRDRLHGFLGANGYPDDVVVEELLTPLDWKEQGMAAGTPFALAHTFPQTGPFRPPNVEKRLPGMFFAGSGTVPGVGVPMVLISGKLAAKRVSDYLPGPTR; from the coding sequence TTGAGCCCCGTCATCGTCATCGGGGCGGGCCTCGCCGGCCTGGCCGCGGCCTGCCACCTCACCGGTGCCGGCTACGAGGTGACCGTCGTCGAGCGGTCCTCCGGCCCGGGCGGGCGCAGCGGGCAGCTGCGGCGCGAGGGCTTCGCCTTCGACACGGGCCCCAAGGTCCTGACGATGCCCGACCTGATCTCCGACGCCCTGCGCGCCGCCGGGTCCGACCTGTCGGCGGTCGGCCCGCTCAAGCGGCTCGACCCCGCGTACCGCGCCCGCTACGCCGACGGCAGCACGATCATGGTCCGCGGCACGCGCGAGGAGATGCGCCAGGAGATCGCGGACACCTGCGGCAGCGTCGACGCGGCCGCGTTCGAGGAGTTCGTGACCTGGCTGCGCAAGCTCTACCTCGCCGAGATGCCGCACTTCATCGACGCGAACTTCGACTCCCCGCTCGACCTGCTCCGCAGCCCGCGGGCCGCCGCGCAGCTCGTGCGCCTGGGCGCGTTCCGGAAGCTGGGTGACGCGGTCCGCTCCTTCTTCCACGACCCGCGCCTGGTCAAGCTCTTCAGCTTCCAGGCCATGTACGCCGGCCTGGCGCCCGAGAAGGCGCTCGCGATCTACGCCGTGATCACGTACATGGACAGCATCGAGGGGATCTACTTCCCCGAGGGCGGCATGCACGCGGTGCCGCAGGCCCTCGCCGCCGCCGCGGAGAAGGCCGGCGCGAACCTGCGCTACGACGCGTCCGTCGAGTCGGTCCTGCGCTCCCCCAGCGGCCGCGTCGCCGGGGTCCGGCTGGCCGGCGGCGAGGCCCTCCGCGCCGACGCCGTCGTCTGCACCCTCGACACCCCCGTCGCGTACGAGCAGCTGCTGCCCGACCTGCGCCCGCCGCGCGCCGCCCGCCCGGGCAAGGGCGACTACTCCCCCTCCGCCGTGGTCTGGCACGTCGGCGTCAAGGGCATGCCGCAGCCCGAGGCCGCGCACCACAACATCCACTTCGGCGAGCAGTGGGACGAGTCCTTCGACGCCCTGCTCGAGCGCGGCACGCTGATGCCCGACCCGTCGCGGCTGGTCTCGGTGCACTCCCTCGACGCGCCCGACCAGGCTCCCGAGGGCTGCTCGTCGCTCTACGTCCTCGAGCCGGTCCCCAACCTCGACACCGGGCGCATCGACTGGCGCCAGGAGGGGCCGCGGATGCGCGACCGTCTCCACGGCTTCCTCGGCGCGAACGGCTACCCCGACGACGTGGTCGTCGAGGAGCTGCTGACGCCGCTGGACTGGAAGGAGCAGGGCATGGCCGCGGGCACCCCCTTCGCGCTGGCCCACACCTTCCCCCAGACCGGTCCGTTCCGCCCGCCGAACGTCGAGAAGCGCCTCCCGGGGATGTTCTTCGCCGGTTCCGGCACGGTCCCCGGCGTCGGGGTCCCGATGGTCCTGATCTCGGGCAAGCTCGCGGCGAAGCGGGTGTCCGACTACCTGCCGGGCCCCACGCGTTGA
- a CDS encoding Gfo/Idh/MocA family protein, translating to MIRVGLVGLGKMGLSHVSIVNAHPDVQVTGICDATGYLLSVLGKYTGLPTYDDFDKMIAKADLDAVVIATPSAMHGPMVRKALEAGLHVFCEKPFCLDPEESEELAALARSRGLVTQVGYHYRYVGAFAEVKRLVDAGAIGKVTHLLAEAYGPVVLKPQGSTWRTKKTLGGGSLYDYAAHPLNLVNWYAGETRRAGGSVLKPVFSRETDDEVFSTLFLDDDVTAQLSINWSDESQRKMSTKITIWGTQGRISADRQEVQAYLRDGDLAPAGYTAGWNVKYTTELTDEVWFYVRGEEYSAQVDAFVSRVEAGKLEGRNNFDAAAVTDRSIAMIVADASGTPATARAAALAPSGAEPEGLAGVAAGARTIGRSVRSLFRKAGRR from the coding sequence GTGATCAGAGTCGGCCTCGTCGGCCTCGGCAAGATGGGCCTGTCCCACGTGTCGATCGTCAACGCGCACCCGGACGTGCAGGTGACCGGCATCTGCGACGCCACCGGCTACCTGCTCTCGGTGCTCGGCAAGTACACCGGGCTCCCCACCTACGACGACTTCGACAAGATGATCGCGAAGGCGGACCTCGACGCGGTCGTCATCGCGACGCCGTCGGCCATGCACGGCCCCATGGTGCGCAAGGCGCTCGAGGCCGGTCTCCACGTCTTCTGCGAGAAGCCCTTCTGCCTCGACCCCGAGGAGTCCGAGGAGCTCGCGGCGCTGGCCCGCTCGCGCGGCCTCGTGACCCAGGTCGGCTACCACTACCGCTACGTGGGCGCCTTCGCCGAGGTCAAGCGCCTCGTCGACGCCGGCGCGATCGGCAAGGTCACGCACCTGCTCGCCGAGGCGTACGGCCCGGTGGTGCTCAAGCCGCAGGGCTCGACGTGGCGCACCAAGAAGACGCTCGGCGGCGGCAGCCTCTACGACTACGCCGCGCACCCGCTGAACCTCGTGAACTGGTATGCGGGGGAGACCCGCCGCGCCGGGGGCTCGGTGCTCAAGCCGGTCTTCTCCCGCGAGACCGACGACGAGGTCTTCAGCACGCTGTTCCTCGACGACGACGTGACCGCGCAGCTGTCGATCAACTGGAGCGACGAGTCGCAGCGCAAGATGTCGACCAAGATCACCATCTGGGGGACCCAGGGCCGGATCTCGGCCGACCGCCAGGAGGTGCAGGCCTACCTGCGCGACGGTGACCTCGCACCGGCGGGCTACACGGCCGGCTGGAACGTCAAGTACACGACCGAGCTGACCGACGAGGTCTGGTTCTACGTCCGCGGCGAGGAGTACAGCGCCCAGGTCGACGCCTTCGTCTCGCGCGTCGAGGCCGGCAAGCTCGAGGGCCGCAACAACTTCGACGCCGCCGCGGTGACCGACCGCTCGATCGCCATGATCGTCGCCGACGCCTCCGGCACCCCGGCGACCGCGCGCGCCGCGGCGCTCGCCCCGTCCGGCGCCGAGCCCGAGGGCCTCGCCGGGGTGGCCGCCGGCGCCCGCACGATCGGACGCAGCGTCCGCTCCCTCTTCCGGAAGGCAGGCCGTCGGTGA
- the idi gene encoding isopentenyl-diphosphate Delta-isomerase, protein MTAPPTSRPAGTAGPERVVLLDAGHQPSGTALKSEVHDSETALHLAFSSYVSDGEGRVLLTRRALDKRTWPGVWTNTCCGHPQPGESFDDAVRRRMVDELGLEVGELTCVLPDFAYRAVDASGVVENEVCPVFVARTHPGSTVTANGSEVMEWRWVEWQSLAAAVRATPFAFSPWSVLQVPLLDAQASSWV, encoded by the coding sequence GTGACCGCGCCCCCCACGAGCCGGCCCGCCGGCACCGCCGGCCCCGAGAGGGTCGTCCTGCTGGACGCTGGACACCAGCCCTCGGGCACCGCGCTGAAGTCCGAGGTGCACGACTCCGAGACGGCGCTCCACCTCGCCTTCTCCAGCTACGTCAGCGACGGCGAGGGCCGGGTCCTCCTGACCCGCCGCGCCCTGGACAAGCGGACCTGGCCCGGCGTCTGGACCAACACCTGCTGCGGGCACCCGCAGCCGGGCGAGTCCTTCGACGACGCCGTGCGCCGCCGCATGGTCGACGAGCTGGGCCTCGAGGTCGGCGAGCTGACCTGCGTGCTGCCCGACTTCGCCTACCGCGCCGTCGACGCCAGCGGGGTCGTGGAGAACGAGGTCTGCCCGGTCTTCGTGGCGCGGACGCATCCGGGCTCGACCGTGACCGCGAACGGCTCCGAGGTCATGGAGTGGAGGTGGGTGGAGTGGCAGTCGCTGGCCGCGGCCGTGCGTGCGACCCCCTTCGCCTTCAGCCCGTGGTCGGTGCTGCAGGTGCCGCTGCTGGACGCCCAGGCCTCGTCGTGGGTATGA
- a CDS encoding polyprenyl synthetase family protein, with translation MTSASRKPAVDVAQPDDATVLALPTASTTALTKDYLERVDQTLREAIGRLVHTWRVELAYSLGPSGPAASPPDILLEHDLPEMLQALNGTGGKRIRPSMAHWGWVACGGSSRADLGQDGGVDGGAADVVRAGAALELLHIFALIHDDVMDESDSRRGQPSVHTLAAQLHLHAGARGDARHFGESIAVLVGDLAHAEADHLVTELPRPMRAIWRLLVIELVHGQSRDLTGSAAGRRDLDHARRVARMKSGRYTVQRPLELGAAAAGAPDVVRDALLTYGEEVGEAFALRDDLLGVWGDPRSTGKPAGDDLISGKPTVIMALAEERLHGSARRVLRRVGTPELSPADVTALQSALAEQGVVEAVEARISEHVRAASAALASVDLDPAGVAGLTGMAHLIAWRDR, from the coding sequence GTGACGTCCGCATCCCGCAAGCCCGCCGTCGACGTGGCGCAGCCCGACGACGCGACGGTGCTCGCGCTCCCGACGGCCTCGACGACCGCGCTCACGAAGGACTACCTCGAGCGCGTCGACCAGACGTTGCGAGAGGCGATCGGCCGCCTGGTGCACACCTGGCGCGTCGAGCTCGCGTACTCCCTCGGGCCGTCGGGCCCGGCCGCGTCGCCGCCCGACATCCTGCTCGAGCACGACCTGCCCGAGATGCTCCAGGCGCTGAACGGCACCGGGGGCAAGCGGATCCGCCCGAGCATGGCGCACTGGGGCTGGGTCGCCTGCGGCGGCAGCAGCCGGGCCGACCTCGGCCAGGACGGGGGCGTGGACGGCGGCGCCGCCGACGTGGTCCGTGCCGGGGCGGCGCTCGAGCTGCTGCACATCTTCGCCCTCATCCACGACGACGTCATGGACGAGTCGGACTCCCGCCGGGGCCAGCCGTCGGTGCACACCCTCGCCGCCCAGCTCCACCTGCACGCCGGCGCCCGCGGCGACGCGCGCCACTTCGGCGAGTCGATCGCCGTGCTCGTGGGCGACCTCGCGCACGCCGAGGCCGACCACCTGGTCACCGAGCTGCCGCGGCCGATGCGCGCGATCTGGCGGCTGCTGGTCATCGAGCTCGTGCACGGCCAGAGCCGCGACCTCACCGGGAGCGCGGCCGGGCGCCGCGACCTCGACCACGCGCGCCGCGTCGCCCGGATGAAGTCCGGCCGCTACACGGTGCAGCGCCCGCTCGAGCTGGGCGCCGCGGCGGCCGGCGCGCCGGACGTGGTCCGCGACGCGCTGCTCACCTACGGCGAGGAGGTCGGCGAGGCCTTCGCGCTCCGCGACGACCTGCTCGGCGTCTGGGGCGACCCCCGCTCGACCGGCAAGCCCGCCGGCGACGACCTGATCAGCGGCAAGCCGACGGTGATCATGGCGCTGGCCGAGGAACGCCTGCACGGCAGCGCGCGCCGCGTCCTGCGCCGGGTCGGCACGCCCGAGCTGAGCCCGGCCGACGTGACGGCCCTGCAGTCCGCGCTGGCCGAGCAGGGTGTCGTCGAGGCCGTCGAGGCGCGCATCAGCGAGCACGTCCGCGCTGCGAGCGCGGCCCTGGCGAGCGTCGACCTCGACCCCGCCGGCGTGGCCGGCCTGACCGGCATGGCCCACCTCATCGCCTGGAGGGACCGGTGA
- a CDS encoding phytoene/squalene synthase family protein, with protein sequence MPVDGTAEAAKLAQGYAECARLTKRHGTTYYWGAALLPKERRRHVFAVYALCRLADDIVDLPQEEGPDPASRRPVPVEGYPETAARLEAFAQSFRDALAAGGSDDPVLAAIVHSVRVCAIDPECFDRFFAAMAMDLTTTSYETWEDLCGYMEGSAAVIGEMMLPVLQPTSPAAKDPARSLGFAFQLTNFLRDVDEDLDRGRVYVPQEDLRRFGVDLHGPRGREVTPEWRACLAFEIARNRELYAHADAGIALLPPRSARCVGAARVLYARILDRIERAGYDVFTERVRVPTWRKALTTGRVLVAGPPRSLRTTLPVQELS encoded by the coding sequence GTGCCGGTCGACGGCACGGCCGAGGCGGCCAAGCTGGCGCAGGGCTACGCCGAGTGCGCCCGGCTGACCAAGCGCCACGGCACGACCTACTACTGGGGTGCGGCCCTGCTGCCCAAGGAGCGGCGCCGCCACGTCTTCGCGGTCTACGCGCTGTGCCGGCTGGCCGACGACATCGTCGACCTGCCGCAGGAGGAGGGGCCCGACCCCGCCTCGCGCCGTCCGGTGCCCGTCGAGGGCTACCCGGAGACGGCCGCCCGGCTCGAGGCCTTCGCGCAGTCGTTCCGCGACGCGCTCGCCGCGGGCGGGAGCGACGACCCGGTGCTGGCCGCCATCGTGCACAGCGTGCGGGTCTGCGCGATCGACCCGGAGTGCTTCGACCGCTTCTTCGCGGCGATGGCGATGGACCTCACGACGACCTCGTACGAGACGTGGGAGGACCTCTGCGGCTACATGGAGGGCTCGGCCGCCGTCATCGGCGAGATGATGCTGCCCGTCCTCCAGCCGACCTCGCCCGCCGCGAAGGACCCGGCGCGCTCGCTCGGCTTCGCCTTCCAGCTGACGAACTTCCTCCGCGACGTCGACGAGGACCTCGACCGCGGCCGGGTCTACGTCCCGCAGGAGGACCTGCGGCGCTTCGGTGTGGACCTGCACGGTCCGCGCGGGCGCGAGGTCACGCCCGAGTGGCGGGCCTGCCTCGCCTTCGAGATCGCGCGCAACCGCGAGCTGTACGCCCACGCCGACGCCGGCATCGCGCTGCTGCCGCCGCGCTCGGCGCGCTGCGTCGGGGCCGCCCGCGTCCTCTACGCCCGCATCCTCGACCGCATCGAGCGCGCCGGCTACGACGTCTTCACCGAGCGCGTGCGCGTGCCCACCTGGCGCAAGGCGCTGACCACCGGCCGGGTGCTGGTCGCCGGGCCGCCCCGGTCCCTCCGCACCACCCTCCCCGTCCAGGAGCTCTCGTGA
- a CDS encoding DUF1972 domain-containing protein has translation MPHPSAAAPARVPETTTEASSAAPLWRRVLLDRFGAHHPRTVRILGTHGVPAAYGGFETAAENVALFLRDAGWRVVVYCQVPGTGPVTTDTWRGLERVLVPVDRDGWLGTSQFDLKTIAHAAAHDDICLTFGYNTAVFNVAQRLLGIPNVINMDGIEWSRARWGKLRQAILYVNERIGCFVGNHLIADHPVINDYLRTRAPARKITTVTYGAPTVTEAPTDVVEAYGLVPGRYLTLIARPIPENTILEIVEGFSRRERGVELVVLGGYKPDEDDYHRAVVEAASPEVRFLGGIYDPAVTAALRFHSLAYVHGHTVGGTNPSLVEALGAGNPVLAHDNAYNRWVAGEAALFFSTADDVDAALERLVADPALVARLGEAARARHASEFTWEHVAGQYEQLLLPYVDPAALPREEHQ, from the coding sequence GTGCCCCACCCCTCCGCGGCCGCCCCTGCACGCGTGCCGGAGACGACGACGGAAGCGTCGTCCGCCGCGCCGCTGTGGCGCCGCGTGCTGCTCGACCGCTTCGGTGCGCACCACCCTAGGACGGTTCGGATCCTCGGCACGCACGGGGTCCCCGCGGCGTACGGCGGCTTCGAGACCGCGGCCGAGAACGTCGCCCTCTTCCTGCGCGACGCCGGCTGGCGCGTCGTCGTCTACTGCCAGGTGCCCGGCACCGGGCCGGTGACGACCGACACCTGGCGCGGGCTCGAGCGGGTGCTGGTGCCGGTGGACCGCGACGGCTGGCTGGGCACCTCGCAGTTCGACCTGAAGACGATCGCGCACGCGGCCGCCCACGACGACATCTGCCTCACCTTCGGCTACAACACCGCCGTCTTCAACGTGGCGCAGCGCCTGCTCGGCATCCCCAACGTGATCAACATGGACGGCATCGAGTGGTCGCGTGCCCGCTGGGGCAAGCTGCGGCAGGCCATCCTCTACGTCAACGAGCGGATCGGCTGCTTCGTCGGCAACCACCTCATCGCCGACCACCCGGTGATCAACGACTACCTGCGGACGCGGGCACCGGCGCGCAAGATCACCACGGTCACCTACGGGGCGCCCACCGTGACGGAGGCGCCGACCGACGTCGTCGAGGCGTACGGGCTGGTGCCGGGCCGCTACCTCACGCTCATCGCGCGGCCGATCCCGGAGAACACCATCCTCGAGATCGTCGAGGGCTTCTCGCGGCGCGAGCGCGGCGTCGAGCTCGTGGTGCTCGGCGGCTACAAGCCCGACGAGGACGACTACCACCGCGCGGTGGTGGAGGCGGCCTCGCCCGAGGTGCGCTTCCTCGGCGGCATCTACGACCCCGCGGTCACCGCGGCGCTGCGGTTCCACAGCCTGGCCTACGTGCACGGGCACACCGTCGGCGGGACGAACCCCTCGCTGGTCGAGGCCCTGGGTGCGGGCAACCCGGTGCTGGCGCACGACAACGCCTACAACCGCTGGGTCGCCGGAGAGGCGGCGCTGTTCTTCAGCACCGCCGACGACGTGGACGCAGCGCTCGAGCGGCTCGTCGCCGACCCGGCCCTCGTGGCGCGGCTCGGCGAGGCCGCCCGCGCACGGCACGCCTCCGAGTTCACCTGGGAGCACGTCGCCGGTCAGTACGAACAGCTGCTGCTTCCTTACGTGGACCCGGCGGCACTCCCCCGAGAGGAACACCAGTGA
- a CDS encoding glycosyltransferase family 4 protein, translating into MPTAEQSLSGVTVLVANPSPDVYGSDLQMLESLSAVVGAGGRAVVAMPHDGPLAAMIRERGAEVEIVDFPVVRRANQSVRAFAELAWSAASATARLTTYLRRTRPDVLYVNTVTLPWWLAAARLSRTPSVCHVHEAENTDSMVVRRLLVTPLRLADALLVISRAALSALTDVDEGLRARANLVYNGVPEPDEDPRPATRGARLRTIVVGRLSPRKAPHVALEAVAELRREGHDVSVELAGSVYPGYEWYEAELRERAGQPDLEGAVELPGYCKPIWPHLTAADVVLAPSLREPFGNAVVEAQLSLRPVVASRALGHLESITDGETGLLVEPDDAPAMAAALRRLVEDEALATRLAEQARRHALDHFSPARYQREVVAVLARLVARSKRR; encoded by the coding sequence GTGCCCACCGCGGAGCAGAGCCTGTCCGGGGTCACGGTGCTCGTGGCCAACCCCTCCCCCGACGTCTACGGGTCCGACCTGCAGATGCTGGAGAGCCTGTCCGCCGTCGTCGGCGCGGGCGGCCGGGCGGTCGTCGCGATGCCGCACGACGGCCCGCTCGCCGCGATGATCCGCGAGCGCGGCGCCGAGGTGGAGATCGTCGACTTCCCCGTGGTGCGCCGGGCCAACCAGTCGGTCCGCGCCTTCGCCGAGCTCGCCTGGTCCGCCGCGTCGGCCACGGCGCGGCTGACCACCTACCTGCGCCGCACCCGTCCGGACGTGCTCTACGTCAACACGGTCACGCTGCCGTGGTGGCTGGCGGCGGCCCGGCTGTCGCGGACGCCGTCGGTCTGCCACGTGCACGAGGCCGAGAACACCGACTCGATGGTCGTGCGCCGCCTGCTCGTGACCCCGCTGCGCCTGGCCGACGCCCTGCTGGTGATCAGCAGGGCCGCCCTCTCGGCGCTCACCGACGTGGACGAGGGGCTGCGGGCCAGGGCCAACCTCGTCTACAACGGCGTGCCCGAGCCCGACGAGGACCCGCGCCCCGCCACCCGGGGCGCGAGGCTCCGCACGATCGTCGTCGGCCGGCTGTCGCCCCGCAAGGCGCCGCACGTGGCCCTCGAGGCCGTCGCCGAGCTGCGCCGCGAGGGCCACGACGTCTCCGTCGAGCTCGCCGGCTCGGTCTACCCCGGCTACGAGTGGTACGAGGCCGAGCTCCGCGAGCGGGCCGGGCAGCCCGACCTCGAGGGCGCCGTGGAGCTGCCCGGCTACTGCAAGCCGATCTGGCCGCACCTGACCGCGGCCGACGTCGTCCTGGCGCCCTCCCTGCGCGAGCCCTTCGGCAACGCGGTGGTCGAGGCCCAGCTGTCGCTGCGCCCGGTCGTGGCGTCGCGCGCGCTCGGCCACCTCGAGAGCATCACCGACGGCGAGACCGGGCTGCTCGTCGAGCCCGACGACGCCCCGGCGATGGCCGCGGCGCTGCGACGCCTGGTCGAGGACGAGGCGCTGGCCACGCGGCTGGCCGAGCAGGCCCGTCGCCACGCCCTCGACCACTTCTCCCCCGCGCGCTACCAGCGCGAGGTCGTCGCCGTGCTCGCGCGGCTCGTCGCGCGCTCGAAGCGCCGGTGA